A window of Carassius gibelio isolate Cgi1373 ecotype wild population from Czech Republic chromosome A3, carGib1.2-hapl.c, whole genome shotgun sequence genomic DNA:
GAGCGAACAGCCCCCACACGGAGAGAAGAGACACCGAGAGACCGAGACTCAGACGCGTGATTCTGAGGAACGCGAGGATGGACGCCACAGAGTTCATGGACAGCGTGGAGCAGAGCCTGACGGAGCTGGGAGATGAGTTCACACTCGGAGACATCGACGGTGAGAGAAACACTCAAACTACAccgagagactgtgtgtgtgtgtgtgtgtgtgtgtgtgtgtgtgtgtgtgtgtgtgtgtgtgtgtgtctcagtctgtctgtgtgtgtgtttgtttgtgtgtgtgtgtgtgtgtgtgtgtgtgtgtgtgtgtgtctgtctgtctgtgtgtgtctgtgtctgtttgtttgtttgtttgtttgtgtgtgtgtgtgtgtgtgtgtgtgtgtgtgtgtgtgtgtgtgtgtgtgtgtgtgaaagtgaaagagagactgtgtctgtgtctgtttgtgtgtgtgtgtctgtgtgtgtgtgtgtctgtgtctgtttgtttgtttatttgtgtgtgtgtgtgtctgtgtgtgtgtctgtgtgtgtgtgtgtgtgtgtgtgtgtctgtgtgtgtgtgtgtgtgtgtgtgtgtgtgtgtgtgtctgtgtctgtttgtttgtttatttgtgtgtgtgtgtgtgtgtgtgtgaaagagagactgtgtctgtgtctgtttgtgtgtgtgtgtctgtgtgtgtgtgtgtctgtgtctgtttgtttgtttatttgtgtgtgtgtgtgtttgtgtgtgtgtgtctgtgtctgtttgtttgtttatttgtgtgtgtgtgtgtgtgtgtgtgtgtgtgtgtgtgtctgtctgtctgtttatgtgtgtgtgtctgtgtatgtgtgtctgtgtgtgtgtctgtttgtttgtttgtgtgtctgtgtgtgtgtctgtttgtttgtttgtgtgtctgtgtgtgtgtttgtgtgtgtgtgtctgtgtgtttgttctcatatgtaatataaaatacattattaatgttATAGCCTGTAACTGGTTCAGTAATCCTCCTGAGCTCTGATAAGTTAGTGATGTTGACTGTAGTGTAGTTAGTGTGTCACTGCTTCATGATCACACACTTCTGTCACGTGATGATGACTTCATGAGTCTGTCTATCACTGTAATAAATGAAGGAATGTGGGTTAATAACAGCATGGTGggtatcagtgttgttattgttgttgttgttattggtgtgtgtgttgttgatGGTTCTGTTAGTGTTAGTAGAGTTCAGGCTGTTACTGGTGATGTTATTGATCTCAGTAgtagtgttgttgttgtgaagGCTTGCGTCAGTCAGACTGTTCCTCACACAGGTCTCAGATGAACCTCACACACTCTCTGTGATCTAGACGAGCACGAGCTGATCTGTGTCTCTCAGCCATTCTGTCTGTCAGCACTGaggaccacacacacagacactcacacacactcgcacacacacacacacacacacacacactcacacacactcgcacacacagacacacgcagacacgctcactcactcactcacacacacacacacacacactcactcactcactcactcactcacacacacacacactcactcactcactcacacacacacacacacagacacacagacactcacacacactcgcacacacagacacacgcagacacactcactcactcactcactcactcacacacacgcacacactcactcactcacacacacacacacagacctcgtGTGTGAATGATTCCTCTCATGTGTACGGTGATGATGTGACGGTGAGGAATGGTGTGGGATTCTCCTGCTTCATCACACCATCACAATAAATGACTAGACTCTAGTGGAAGGACATGAGTTTATTTGAAACCAGTTTCCTCTTAATTTCCATGTGTGTGATGTGAAACACTGAAATCACCCCAGAAATCCCCTGAGCTGAGCTGAAGATCTGTCTGAATGACTGTAGATCAGAGTCATGTAGCAGTGTTTCCCCTGTGTCTGTGGTGAAGCAGGTGATTGTGGTGGCTCTACTCCACTGGAAGCACTGGTTGGTTGAGTCCTGTGTGAGCAGAGACTGGTTTCATCAGCTCAGGTGTGACAGTATCAGTCATTACTGTAATAAAACCCtgtcacacagacacactgtgTGTTATCATCAGTCATTATCACTCAGCTCTGAGTCTCTGACCTTCATCTCATTATCACAGGCCACAGGGCAGGGTCAGGGCTGTGTTACTGTgttacagttactgtggtaattCACCTTTTTAAAAGCCCCACCCCCTTTCAACGCAATTTCTGTAATAATAAAGGGGATATCTGTGAGTGATTATCAGTGGTGTGTTATGCGGCTGTGGTGTTTATGATTACTGCTGTTGtgaaggtcagtgtgtgtgttgaCCCTGACAGGATCTGTTTATCTGCACACTGCTCAGTTATTAATATGGATCATATTCAGACGTTCATCTtcacatctgtgtgtttgtgtgtcactcAGAGATGCTGCAGTTCGTCAGTAATCAGGGGGATTTCCCGGATCTCTTCGAGGACCAGATGGGGGGCGGAGCCGTGGCACCGATGAGGCCCCTCCCACAAACAGCCCCCAGCACCATACTGACTCCCCCCCACACACCCATACAGACCAGCAGCCAGATACAGACACGCACACCACCGCTGCTGCAGCCACGACCACAGCCGATCACACAGGTGAGCCACACCCCTTACACCCCTGACACCTTACACCACACCCCTCACTCTGTGACCACACCCCTGACACCTTACACCACACCCCTCACTCTGTGACCACACCCCTTACACACCTGACACCTTACACCACACCCCTCACTCTGTGACCACACCCCTTACACACCTGACACATTACACCACACCCCTCACTCTGTGACCACACCCCTTACACACCTGACACATTACACCACACCCCTCACTCTCTGACCACACCCCTTACACCCCTGACACATTACACCACACCCCTCACTCTCTGACCACACCCCTTACACCCCGACACATTACACCACACCCCTCACTCTCTGACCACACCCCTTACACACCTGACACATTACACCACACCCCTCACTCTCTGACCACACCCCTTACACCCCGACACATTACACCACACCCCTCACTCTGTGACCACACCCCTTACACACCTGACACCTTACACCACACCCCTCACTCTGTGACCACACCCCTTACACACCTGACACATTACACCACACCCCTCACTCTGTGACCACACCCCTTACACACCTGACACATTACACCACACCCCTCACTCTCTGACCACACCCCTTACACCCCTGACACATTACACCACACCCCTCACTCTCTGACCACACCCCTTACACCCCGACACATTACACCACACCCCTCACTCTCTGACCACACCCCTTACACCCCTGACACATTACACCACACCCCTCACTCTCTGACCACACCCCTTACACCCCGACACATTACACCACACCCCTCACTCTGTGACCACACCCCTTACACACCTGACACATTACACCACACCCCTCACTCTCTGACCACACCCCTTACACACCTGACACATTACACCACACCCCTCACTCTCTGACCACACCCCTTACACCCCGACACATTACACCACACCCCTCACTCTCTGACCACACCCCTTACACCCCGACACCTTACACCACACCCCTCACTCTGTGACCACATCCCTGACACATTACACCACACCCCTCACTCTGTGACCAAACCCCTTACACCCCTGACACATTACACCACACCCCTCACTCTGTGACCACACCCCTGACACCTTACACCACACCCCTCACTCTGTGACCACACCCCTGACACATTACACCACACCCCTGACTCTGTGACCACACCCCTGACACATTACACCACACCCCTCACTCTGTGACCAAACCCCTTACACCCCTGACACATTACACCACACCCCTCACTCTGTGACCACACCCCTGACACATTACACCACACTCCTCACTCTGTGACCACACCCACTGACAGATTACAACACCCCTCAATCTATGACCACACCCCTTACTCTCTGACCACTCCCCTTACACCCCGACACATTACACCACACCCCTCACTCTCTGACCACACCCCTTACGCCCCTGACACATTACACCACACCCCTCACTCTGTGACCACACCCCCTTACACATTACACCACACCCCTCACTCTCTGACCACACCCCCTTACACATTACATTACACTCCTCACTTTGTGACCACACATTGACACATCTCTCACTTTCTAACCACACCCTTCACACTCTGGCCACACACCCTTACACATTACATCACACCCCTCACTCTGACCACACCCCCTTTCACATTACAACAGTGAGCCAGGACACACATCTGAGTCTTGGACCCACCTCTGTATACATGACCACACCCCTTCACACTCTGACCACACCTCCTCTCACTTGACCACCCCCCTTGTGTTCTGACCATACTTCCTCTCACTTGACCACACCCCCTCGTGTTCTGACCACACCTCCTCTCGCTTGGCCACACCCCCTCGTGTTCTGACCACACCTCCTCTCACTTGGCCACACCCCCTCATGTTCTGACCACACCTAGTTTTTATGTCTGTATTCAGTGATTTCATCTGTACGTTGATTAGACTGGGTCCCTCCTCatgctgtgctctgattggccgtcCACAGGTGCAGACGCAGACGTTCCCCATGCAGACGCTGGCGGTGCAGACGCAGACTCAGCCGCAGACGGTGATGATCGCACCGACAGGCACACCCACACACAGATTCATACACAACCAGGTGATCTGTCAGCAGAACCCCGGCGCGGGCTTCCAGGGtgagactcacacacactcacacacgcacacactctctcacacactcacactacacacacacactctctctcacgcaGCTGTGTCTTTCTCAGTCATCCAGCCGCAGATGCAGAGCATCATGACATCACCACAGGTCCAGCCCATGACCATCCAGCACCAGCGGCTGCTGACTCCGTCCGGTCAGACCTTCCAGACGCTGTCCACCACACCGGTCCACACCGTATCCCAGCAGGTGCCTGTacgtctcacacacactcactgcagACTGTTCTTACTGTGCTGTGTGATGTCATGTGTGAcgctgcgctctgattggccgacAGGTGCTGCTGCACCAGCCACAGATCCTGAAGACAGACTCTCTGGTTCTGACCACGCTCAAACCGGACGGGACACAGGTGCTGTCCACTGTCCATAACCCACCGGGCCTCACCACCCTCACGGCACCCATCCAGACCACCTCGCTGCAGGTCCCTGTacgtcacacacacaacagtcacCATACACTGCCACACTGGGGGAATATTACACTCGATTGTTTAGATTGTcaaaaatattgttatataattGCTATTAAATTAACCCTTTGCTGCTGGTATGGtgtaaaatagtaaaatgtttttttttttattgaatttaaatcatatttgtttaaaataaattacgaatcagtgtaaataaataaatatatttatgtataattataaatattttaagaaaatagtAGCTTAGAATATCTTTTTAAGACCAGATCTTTTTTATGAACATTTAATGGAAAATCAGACATACTCATGCAGaggatattttttacattttcataaaaaatgtagTTGACGTGATTGTTCTGATTGTACTGTGATGTGTTCATGTAATTTTCATATCTATATTTCATATATTGCTGATTATGATTCTGAACGTCGTGGCTCTTTCACAGACGCTGATGAGCAGCAACATTCTGACCACTGTTCCCATGGTGATGGGAGGCGGAGACAAGCTGCCAATCAAGCAGCTCCCCTCGGGCACCGCCCACACAGGAGGCGGAGCCAGGGTGGGCATGGATCAGGGCGTGGCCATTACCGCTGGAATGGGAGGAGTCGTGAAGGAGGGTGAGAGACGGACGACACACAACATCATCGAGAAACGCTACAGATCGTCCATCAACGACAAGATCCTGGAGCTGCGCGACCTCGTGATGGGAAGCGACGCTAAGGTGAGTGTGCCGCACTGCATGCTGGGACACGTGGAGCTCAGGCGACGCTCTGACCTCTGTTTGATGTGATTGACAGATGCACAAGTCTGGCGTTCTGCGTAAAGCCATCGACTACATCAAGTACCTGCAGCAGGTGAACCACAAGCTCCGGCAGGAGAACCTGACGCTCAAGATGGCCAATCACAAGAACAGTgagagtcacatgaccacacGCCCAAACACACTGCTCACCAGTAGCTCTCACATCTGTGTCATCATCACACAATCATAACACTGATTAAACCCTATCagtttttaattctgttttgatTTCCAATTCTATTCTAAAGGTAAGTTCATTAACTTAAATTcagtacattttaataatcaaaaggaTTATCTGGATTCTgtgtttatgatttaatacaaatccattattaaagaTGATGGTTATCAAATGCATAAAACTTAAGAAATATgattaatcttttaaaatataatcaaataaaatgctgGACAACTGAggtgatttaattaaattacaattattaatatatactattataaatgtaattcttaCTAATATTGATGTTGAAATTTGACTTTGTACATCCCTACTtttgctttattaatttattaatatatattaaatgatgtATAAACTTAATGCTTTTATCTTCTCATTTATACATTTGACAAGTGACTTGCCTGACATTTTGTCAGctaaattaaattgttattaataatttattaacttttacattttacatgacaTGTTGTATTCATGAATCCCGAACGGTCATTCTGTGTGTCTAGACTGTGTACATGCTCTTGATGTGACGGCTGTGTTGTGTCTCGTAGAGTCGGTGTGTCTCTCTGATGATGTGGATCTGAAGCCGGAGATGGCCTTCATTTCTCCTCCTCCGTCAGATTCGGGCTCCAGCTCTCCTCCTCAGCTCTCGCCCTTCTGCATCGACTCGGAGCCGGGCAGCCCTCTGCTGGAGAACGAGAGCGTGAGATGCTGGCCCCGCCCCTCACTGCATATTACTGTGAGAGGCTGGCGCTcgtctgacgtgtgtgtgtgtgtgtgtgtgtgtgcaggtgaagAGCGAGCCGAACTCCCCGTCATCAGTGGGTGTGATGGACAGCTCTCGTCTGCTGCTCTGCACGCTCACCTTCCTCTGTCTGTCGCTCAATCCTCTTCCGTCTCTGCTGGGGTCCGAGGACAGCGCCGGGCTGACGGTCACACATGGAACCACACGCTCGCTCTTCTCTCTGCCCACGCAGAGCTTCGGTGAGTCACATGACCTGATCACATGACCACCCACCTGCTCTGACGCTAACGCCTCGTGTGTTTCTGTCCATCCCTCAGGGGCGTGGCTGTGGTGTGTGTTGCCGTGGCTCCTGGTGTGGGTCCTGAGCGGGGTGGGCGTGGTCTGGGGGTGTGTCCGTGTGCTGTACCTGTGGGAGCCGGTCACGCCCCTTCACTCGCCCACCTCAGTGCGCTTCtggagacacaggaaacaggcCGACCTGCAGCTGTAccgggtacacacacacacacacacacatactcacacacacacacacacacacacacacacacacacctacattgTAGATTCAGTGatcatgtgttgtgtgtgtgtgtctcagggtgATTACGCGGCGGCTGTGGTCAGTCTGCACACCTGTCTGTCCATCTTGTCCAGAGTGCTGCCCTCCTCCACCCTCGACATCATCTGCTCGCTCTCCTGGAACCTGATTCGCTACTGCCTGCGGAAACCCGCCCCCCTGGGCTGGCTGGTGCGTCTGGTTGGAGGAAGACATGAGGGGGAGGAGTCACAGACCAGCTCACGCGATGCAGCGCTGGTGTATCACCAACTCAGCCAGCTGCAgctcacaggtgtgtgtgtgtgtgtgtgtgtgtgtgtgtgtgtgtgtgcgtgcctcagtgagtgtgagtgaatgtgtgcatGTGCAAGTTTGTGCGTGTGCGCTGAGTGTCTGTGTGCTTTATAGTGAGCATGTGCTCTATAGTTAGTGTTTTTCATATATAGTGACTGTGTGCTACAGTGAGTGTGCTCAATAGTGAGCATGTGCTCTATAGCGAGTGTGCTCTATAGCAAGTGTGCCCTCTACAGTGAGCATATAGTGAGTGTGTGCTCTACAGCAAGTGTGCTCTATAGCGAGTGTGCTCTATAGCGAgcgtcaagtcacctttatttatatagcgcttaaaacaaaatacattgcgtcaaagcaactgaacaacattcattagcaaatACAATGTAACGCTGTAGCGAGCGTGAGTGTGCTCTATAACGAGTGTGCTCTATAACCAGTGTGCTCTGTAGCGAGCGTGAGTGTGCTGTGTAGTGAGTGCGTGCTCTGTAGCGAGTGTGCGTCATATATTGTGAGCGTGCGATCTATAGTGAGTGagctttatattgagtgtgtgcTCTATAGTGAGTGTGCTCTAGTCAGTGGGTGCTGTATAGTGAGTGTGTGCTGTAGTGAGTGTGTGTCATGTATATGGtgagtgtgtgttatatatagtgtgtgtgagtgttataatgtgagtgtgtgtttcagGTAAGCTGGATCAGCGGCCGctctggggtgtgtgtgtgtctctgagcgCTGTGAATCTGAGCAAGAGCGCGGAGGGGAAGATGCCGGTCGCTCAGCAGATCCAGATCTTAGTGACAGCAGCCATCAGTCTGAGAGCAGCGCTGGGGAAACACCTCACCTGTCTGCCCGtgagcaccacacacacacacacacacacacactgatctaaacaccacacacaccctcacacacctGCTGTCTGTGCCTCAGGGTTACCTGCTGAGCTGCGCCGAGGCTCTGGCCTGTCAGTCAGACTCTAAGCTCCTCCCAGACTGCCTGCGCTGGATCTTCACGCCGCTGGGCCGCCAGTTCTTCCtgagctgtgattggtcagtgagGGCGGAGAGCAGCGAGCAGATCTTCACATCTAAGAGAGATGAAGGTAAGCCTGAGCGACCGATGGATGGTTGTCTGAGCGTCCGGACGCAggactgacgtgtgtgtgtgtctctagcGGATCCCATCGCGCAGCTGCACCGCTGCTTCTGTGAGAAGCTCCTGGAGAGAGCCGTGCACACACTGATCGAGCCGCAGAGCAGCAAACGAGCAGAGGACGCTGggtaaaacacactcacacacacacctgttcacaCAGTGGGTCCATAATTAACTACATCTACAGGTAGAATTAAAACAACTCTGATTGCAGTTTCCTTCGAGTAATAATGCAGCTCTAAATCTAATAACTGATGATTGTAGAGTTCTGTCATGTCTGCTGCAGGGAGTTCACTGGTGTTCTGGAGTTCCTGCAGCTGCTGAACAGCTGTACTGAAGACTCCGCCCCCTCCACCGCCCCCTTCCCTgcgctggccaatcagagctccACACCAGGTGTGTGTCACTGCCTCGGTGTGTGTGTTGATGCGTCCTCACACGCTGACGTGTTGTCTCTCGTCTCTGCAGTCAGGGACCCTGTGTGCCGCTGGTGGGCGTCGGTGCTGAAGGCTGCGGTTCATTGGCTGCAGGGTGATGATGCGTCGGTGAGGTCACTGCTGGCGGAGGCGGAGCGGATGCCCAGAGCACTGCACACACTGGAGTGAGTGTTCACCCGTCAGAGTGTGTGTTCATGCCCATGATGCTCCAgtctaactgtgtgtgtgtgtgtgtgtgtgtgtgtgtgtcagtcacccGCTGCCGAGGGCCGTGCTAGCTCTGTGTAAGGCTGTGCAGATGAGTGTGTGTCCACAGAAGGGCGAGGGGGTCGTCAGCTGCCTCAGTCACTGCCAGCGCTCCAGTGCTCACCTGCACATCAGTGTGTGTCAGTCGCACAACACCTGGCTGCACAaggtacacatgcacacacacacacacactgctgatgTTTGCCCTGTTTTAGGGAGCACCCTACTCAGTGTAAGTGACTGATTTGAAACACTCTTCAATCATTATGGTTGATGTTCTAGATCTTGTTACAGGTGTTGTCCGTGGTGTGGATTATCTTTATAGTTAATGTTTCAGTTATGTGTAtagttttaatgataattaatgcTAATTCTGATTAATATAAAGGACACACCGTTCTGTTTTTCTCGAGCCAATCATCTTCTCCGACTCTTTCAGGGGGTGGAGCTTCTGGTGTGTGACCTCCTCCTGACTCTGAGGACCAGCCTATGGCAGCGTGGAGGCGGGTCTAACGGGGAGCCAGGCCCCGCCCCCGGATCCCAATTGGCTGGATTTCAAAGGGACTTGAGCTCTCTTCGTAAGCTCGGCCAGGCCCACGGACAGGCACAACACAaggtgacctttgaccccagcCTACAGCTGACCTCTGCACTTGAGCTCCACACGCtattaacagtgtgtgtgtgtgtgtgtgtgttttagctgtTCCTGCATGAGACGACGGTCCGACTGATGGCAGGAGCCAGTCCCACACGCACACACCAGCTGCTGCGACACCGAACACACAACTACAGCACGaccggtaaacacacacacacacacaaacactcagtcTCTCTAGAGTGTGTTCAGTATGTTGTGCTGACGCTGTGTTTGTGCTGCAGACGGTGTCTGTGCTCCGGGCGAGCGTGAGAGGGCTCATGCTATCCTGCTAGCATGTCGTCACCTGCCTCT
This region includes:
- the srebf2 gene encoding sterol regulatory element-binding protein 2 isoform X3, producing MDATEFMDSVEQSLTELGDEFTLGDIDEMLQFVSNQGDFPDLFEDQMGGGAVAPMRPLPQTAPSTILTPPHTPIQTSSQIQTRTPPLLQPRPQPITQVQTQTFPMQTLAVQTQTQPQTVMIAPTGTPTHRFIHNQVICQQNPGAGFQAVSFSVIQPQMQSIMTSPQVQPMTIQHQRLLTPSGQTFQTLSTTPVHTVSQQVPVLLHQPQILKTDSLVLTTLKPDGTQVLSTVHNPPGLTTLTAPIQTTSLQTLMSSNILTTVPMVMGGGDKLPIKQLPSGTAHTGGGARVGMDQGVAITAGMGGVVKEGERRTTHNIIEKRYRSSINDKILELRDLVMGSDAKMHKSGVLRKAIDYIKYLQQVNHKLRQENLTLKMANHKNKSVCLSDDVDLKPEMAFISPPPSDSGSSSPPQLSPFCIDSEPGSPLLENESVKSEPNSPSSVGVMDSSRLLLCTLTFLCLSLNPLPSLLGSEDSAGLTVTHGTTRSLFSLPTQSFGAWLWCVLPWLLVWVLSGVGVVWGCVRVLYLWEPVTPLHSPTSVRFWRHRKQADLQLYRGDYAAAVVSLHTCLSILSRVLPSSTLDIICSLSWNLIRYCLRKPAPLGWLVRLVGGRHEGEESQTSSRDAALVYHQLSQLQLTGKLDQRPLWGVCVSLSAVNLSKSAEGKMPVAQQIQILVTAAISLRAALGKHLTCLPGYLLSCAEALACQSDSKLLPDCLRWIFTPLGRQFFLSCDWSVRAESSEQIFTSKRDEADPIAQLHRCFCEKLLERAVHTLIEPQSSKRAEDAGEFTGVLEFLQLLNSCTEDSAPSTAPFPALANQSSTPVRDPVCRWWASVLKAAVHWLQGDDASVRSLLAEAERMPRALHTLDHPLPRAVLALCKAVQMSVCPQKGEGVVSCLSHCQRSSAHLHISVCQSHNTWLHKGVELLVCDLLLTLRTSLWQRGGGSNGEPGPAPGSQLAGFQRDLSSLRKLGQAHGQAQHKLFLHETTVRLMAGASPTRTHQLLRHRTHNYSTTDGVCAPGERERAHAILLACRHLPLPLLTPPGHRARLLAEAKRTLERVGDRRSLQDCQQILLRLGGGTTIAAT
- the srebf2 gene encoding sterol regulatory element-binding protein 2 isoform X1; protein product: MDATEFMDSVEQSLTELGDEFTLGDIDEMLQFVSNQGDFPDLFEDQMGGGAVAPMRPLPQTAPSTILTPPHTPIQTSSQIQTRTPPLLQPRPQPITQVQTQTFPMQTLAVQTQTQPQTVMIAPTGTPTHRFIHNQVICQQNPGAGFQAVSFSVIQPQMQSIMTSPQVQPMTIQHQRLLTPSGQTFQTLSTTPVHTVSQQVPVLLHQPQILKTDSLVLTTLKPDGTQVLSTVHNPPGLTTLTAPIQTTSLQVPTLMSSNILTTVPMVMGGGDKLPIKQLPSGTAHTGGGARVGMDQGVAITAGMGGVVKEGERRTTHNIIEKRYRSSINDKILELRDLVMGSDAKMHKSGVLRKAIDYIKYLQQVNHKLRQENLTLKMANHKNKSVCLSDDVDLKPEMAFISPPPSDSGSSSPPQLSPFCIDSEPGSPLLENESVKSEPNSPSSVGVMDSSRLLLCTLTFLCLSLNPLPSLLGSEDSAGLTVTHGTTRSLFSLPTQSFGAWLWCVLPWLLVWVLSGVGVVWGCVRVLYLWEPVTPLHSPTSVRFWRHRKQADLQLYRGDYAAAVVSLHTCLSILSRVLPSSTLDIICSLSWNLIRYCLRKPAPLGWLVRLVGGRHEGEESQTSSRDAALVYHQLSQLQLTGKLDQRPLWGVCVSLSAVNLSKSAEGKMPVAQQIQILVTAAISLRAALGKHLTCLPGYLLSCAEALACQSDSKLLPDCLRWIFTPLGRQFFLSCDWSVRAESSEQIFTSKRDEADPIAQLHRCFCEKLLERAVHTLIEPQSSKRAEDAGEFTGVLEFLQLLNSCTEDSAPSTAPFPALANQSSTPVRDPVCRWWASVLKAAVHWLQGDDASVRSLLAEAERMPRALHTLDHPLPRAVLALCKAVQMSVCPQKGEGVVSCLSHCQRSSAHLHISVCQSHNTWLHKGVELLVCDLLLTLRTSLWQRGGGSNGEPGPAPGSQLAGFQRDLSSLRKLGQAHGQAQHKLFLHETTVRLMAGASPTRTHQLLRHRTHNYSTTDGVCAPGERERAHAILLACRHLPLPLLTPPGHRARLLAEAKRTLERVGDRRSLQDCQQILLRLGGGTTIAAT
- the srebf2 gene encoding sterol regulatory element-binding protein 2 isoform X2, whose product is MDATEFMDSVEQSLTELGDEFTLGDIDEMLQFVSNQGDFPDLFEDQMGGGAVAPMRPLPQTAPSTILTPPHTPIQTSSQIQTRTPPLLQPRPQPITQVQTQTFPMQTLAVQTQTQPQTVMIAPTGTPTHRFIHNQVICQQNPGAGFQAVSFSVIQPQMQSIMTSPQVQPMTIQHQRLLTPSGQTFQTLSTTPVHTVSQQVLLHQPQILKTDSLVLTTLKPDGTQVLSTVHNPPGLTTLTAPIQTTSLQVPTLMSSNILTTVPMVMGGGDKLPIKQLPSGTAHTGGGARVGMDQGVAITAGMGGVVKEGERRTTHNIIEKRYRSSINDKILELRDLVMGSDAKMHKSGVLRKAIDYIKYLQQVNHKLRQENLTLKMANHKNKSVCLSDDVDLKPEMAFISPPPSDSGSSSPPQLSPFCIDSEPGSPLLENESVKSEPNSPSSVGVMDSSRLLLCTLTFLCLSLNPLPSLLGSEDSAGLTVTHGTTRSLFSLPTQSFGAWLWCVLPWLLVWVLSGVGVVWGCVRVLYLWEPVTPLHSPTSVRFWRHRKQADLQLYRGDYAAAVVSLHTCLSILSRVLPSSTLDIICSLSWNLIRYCLRKPAPLGWLVRLVGGRHEGEESQTSSRDAALVYHQLSQLQLTGKLDQRPLWGVCVSLSAVNLSKSAEGKMPVAQQIQILVTAAISLRAALGKHLTCLPGYLLSCAEALACQSDSKLLPDCLRWIFTPLGRQFFLSCDWSVRAESSEQIFTSKRDEADPIAQLHRCFCEKLLERAVHTLIEPQSSKRAEDAGEFTGVLEFLQLLNSCTEDSAPSTAPFPALANQSSTPVRDPVCRWWASVLKAAVHWLQGDDASVRSLLAEAERMPRALHTLDHPLPRAVLALCKAVQMSVCPQKGEGVVSCLSHCQRSSAHLHISVCQSHNTWLHKGVELLVCDLLLTLRTSLWQRGGGSNGEPGPAPGSQLAGFQRDLSSLRKLGQAHGQAQHKLFLHETTVRLMAGASPTRTHQLLRHRTHNYSTTDGVCAPGERERAHAILLACRHLPLPLLTPPGHRARLLAEAKRTLERVGDRRSLQDCQQILLRLGGGTTIAAT
- the srebf2 gene encoding sterol regulatory element-binding protein 2 isoform X4 — its product is MDATEFMDSVEQSLTELGDEFTLGDIDEMLQFVSNQGDFPDLFEDQMGGGAVAPMRPLPQTAPSTILTPPHTPIQTSSQIQTRTPPLLQPRPQPITQVQTQTFPMQTLAVQTQTQPQTVMIAPTGTPTHRFIHNQVICQQNPGAGFQVIQPQMQSIMTSPQVQPMTIQHQRLLTPSGQTFQTLSTTPVHTVSQQVPVLLHQPQILKTDSLVLTTLKPDGTQVLSTVHNPPGLTTLTAPIQTTSLQVPTLMSSNILTTVPMVMGGGDKLPIKQLPSGTAHTGGGARVGMDQGVAITAGMGGVVKEGERRTTHNIIEKRYRSSINDKILELRDLVMGSDAKMHKSGVLRKAIDYIKYLQQVNHKLRQENLTLKMANHKNKSVCLSDDVDLKPEMAFISPPPSDSGSSSPPQLSPFCIDSEPGSPLLENESVKSEPNSPSSVGVMDSSRLLLCTLTFLCLSLNPLPSLLGSEDSAGLTVTHGTTRSLFSLPTQSFGAWLWCVLPWLLVWVLSGVGVVWGCVRVLYLWEPVTPLHSPTSVRFWRHRKQADLQLYRGDYAAAVVSLHTCLSILSRVLPSSTLDIICSLSWNLIRYCLRKPAPLGWLVRLVGGRHEGEESQTSSRDAALVYHQLSQLQLTGKLDQRPLWGVCVSLSAVNLSKSAEGKMPVAQQIQILVTAAISLRAALGKHLTCLPGYLLSCAEALACQSDSKLLPDCLRWIFTPLGRQFFLSCDWSVRAESSEQIFTSKRDEADPIAQLHRCFCEKLLERAVHTLIEPQSSKRAEDAGEFTGVLEFLQLLNSCTEDSAPSTAPFPALANQSSTPVRDPVCRWWASVLKAAVHWLQGDDASVRSLLAEAERMPRALHTLDHPLPRAVLALCKAVQMSVCPQKGEGVVSCLSHCQRSSAHLHISVCQSHNTWLHKGVELLVCDLLLTLRTSLWQRGGGSNGEPGPAPGSQLAGFQRDLSSLRKLGQAHGQAQHKLFLHETTVRLMAGASPTRTHQLLRHRTHNYSTTDGVCAPGERERAHAILLACRHLPLPLLTPPGHRARLLAEAKRTLERVGDRRSLQDCQQILLRLGGGTTIAAT